A region from the Catharus ustulatus isolate bCatUst1 chromosome W, bCatUst1.pri.v2, whole genome shotgun sequence genome encodes:
- the LOC117005030 gene encoding 28S ribosomal protein S36, mitochondrial-like, which produces MGSKMAAAVRVVQVVKPHTPLIKFPDRKISPRPKILESLQTSMPYLGASKAQESVGGRSPGFHNISPVSRVKGIPDTSELTRTLPQKYRRKLMSDEEIEYIQRGGPE; this is translated from the exons ATGGGCAGTAAGATGGCGGCTGCCGTTAGAGTCGTACAG GTAGTCAAGCCACATACTCCCTTAATAAAGTTCCCAGACAGAAAAATTAGTCCCAGACCTAAAA TACTGGAATCTCTACAAACAAGTATGCCATATCTTGGTGCTTCAAAAGCACAGGAGTCTGTAGGAGGCAGATCACCAGGATTTCATAATATTTCACCTGTTAGTAGAGTAAAAGGTATACCAGACACTTCTGAATTAACAAGAACCTTAcctcagaaatacagaagaaaactAATGTCAGATGAAGAGATTGAATATATTCAA CGTGGAGGTCCAGAATAA